Proteins from a genomic interval of Acetobacterium woodii DSM 1030:
- a CDS encoding uroporphyrinogen decarboxylase family protein, whose product MLTKRQNLIETMKGGNPDRFVNQYEFMNLIMEAPLGEMVGPGQTIKNGWGITFSWPADQLGGFPVHDDEHKVLKDITDWKNQVKAPAVATSDEAWAAAIAHANSVDRNEEYVTAFVAPGIFEMTHHLMSMEDALMALYEEPEDMHDLIDYLVEYELAYAKELINRIHPDCIFHHDDWGSQRSSFVSPEMFEEFFLPAYKKIYGFYKENGVELIVHHSDSYGVNLVPFMIEMGIDIWQGVMTTNNIPELIEKYGKQITFMGGIDSGVVDFPNWTPEIVAEYTEKACQEGGKLYFIPNLTQGLNFSSFPGVYEETSKVIDRLSKEMF is encoded by the coding sequence ATGTTAACAAAAAGACAGAATTTAATCGAAACCATGAAAGGCGGAAATCCAGATCGGTTTGTGAATCAATATGAATTTATGAATCTGATTATGGAAGCGCCACTTGGTGAAATGGTTGGACCGGGACAGACAATTAAAAATGGCTGGGGAATTACTTTTAGCTGGCCGGCTGATCAATTAGGAGGATTCCCGGTTCATGATGATGAACATAAGGTATTAAAAGACATTACTGACTGGAAGAATCAGGTTAAAGCACCAGCTGTTGCAACTTCGGATGAAGCCTGGGCGGCCGCAATTGCTCATGCCAATTCAGTTGATCGTAACGAAGAATACGTAACGGCGTTTGTGGCACCGGGGATTTTTGAAATGACACATCATTTGATGAGTATGGAAGATGCTCTGATGGCACTTTATGAAGAACCTGAAGATATGCATGATCTGATTGATTATCTGGTTGAATATGAACTGGCTTATGCCAAAGAATTGATCAACCGTATTCATCCAGATTGTATTTTTCATCATGATGACTGGGGTAGCCAACGTTCATCATTTGTTTCTCCAGAAATGTTTGAAGAATTCTTTTTACCGGCCTATAAAAAAATTTACGGTTTCTACAAAGAAAATGGCGTCGAATTAATTGTTCATCATAGTGACTCCTATGGCGTTAACCTTGTTCCATTCATGATCGAAATGGGAATTGATATTTGGCAGGGCGTAATGACAACTAACAATATACCAGAACTTATCGAAAAATATGGTAAGCAAATCACGTTTATGGGTGGTATTGATAGTGGGGTAGTTGATTTCCCTAATTGGACACCAGAAATTGTTGCCGAATATACTGAAAAAGCTTGTCAAGAAGGCGGCAAATTATATTTCATTCCGAACTTAACGCAAGGTTTGAATTTTAGTTCATTCCCAGGTGTTTACGAAGAAACAAGCAAGGTAATTGACCGATTAAGTAAGGAAATGTTTTAA
- a CDS encoding corrinoid protein: MSKIEEVKAKVEIGKTKLIPGLVQEALDEGSSAADILQAMVDSMSVVGEKFSSGEIFVPEMLIAAKAMAKGVDVLRPLLAGDTSASLGTCIIGTVAGDLHDIGKNLVSMMIESAGFTMVDLGVDVPAERFVEAAKENENVTLIACSGLLTTTMPALKEAVQTIKASGLDVKVIVGGAPVTPEYAAEIGADGFAPDAGSAAVKAKELVA, translated from the coding sequence ATGTCAAAAATTGAAGAAGTAAAAGCAAAAGTAGAAATTGGTAAAACTAAACTGATTCCGGGATTAGTACAGGAAGCCTTAGACGAAGGTAGTTCAGCAGCTGATATCCTTCAAGCAATGGTTGATTCAATGAGTGTTGTTGGTGAAAAATTTTCTTCAGGAGAAATTTTTGTTCCTGAAATGTTAATTGCAGCCAAAGCAATGGCTAAAGGCGTTGATGTTTTACGACCACTTTTAGCTGGTGATACTTCAGCATCTTTAGGAACCTGTATTATCGGAACTGTCGCTGGCGATTTACATGATATCGGTAAAAATCTGGTTTCGATGATGATCGAAAGCGCTGGCTTTACGATGGTTGATCTTGGGGTAGATGTTCCTGCCGAACGATTTGTTGAAGCTGCAAAAGAAAACGAAAACGTTACCTTAATTGCCTGCTCAGGTCTGTTGACGACAACAATGCCTGCTCTTAAAGAAGCCGTACAAACGATTAAAGCCAGTGGTTTAGATGTTAAAGTGATCGTTGGTGGCGCACCGGTTACACCAGAATACGCAGCTGAAATTGGGGCTGATGGATTTGCTCCCGACGCTGGTAGTGCCGCAGTTAAAGCTAAAGAACTTGTTGCATAA